GTCGTTGGTGCCGGAGGCGCGGCCGCCCCCGAAGGGCTGCTGGCCGACGACGGCGCCGGTCGACTTGTCGTTGATGTAGAAGTTGCCCGCGGCGAAGCGGAGCTTCTCCATCGTGTACGCGGCGGCGGCGCGGTCACCGGAGATGACCGAACCGGTCAGGGCGTAGTCCGAGACCGACTCCATCTGGGTCAGCATCGCGTCGTACGCGGCGTCCTCGTAGACGTGGATCGCGAGGATCGGGCCGAAGTACTCGGTCGTGAATACCTCGTTCTCCGGGTCGGTGCACACGATGACGGTCGGGCGGACGAAGTAGCCCTCCGAGTCGTCGTACGTGCCGCCGGCGACGATCGTGCAGGTCGGGTCGGCCTTCGCGCGGTCGATCGCGGCCTTGTTCTTGGCGAAGGAACGCTCGTCGATGACGGCGCCGATGAAGTTCGTCAGGTCGGTGACGTCACCCATCTTGATGCCGTCGACCTCGGCCGCGAACTCCTCCGCGAAGCCGTCGTTCCAGATGGAGGCCGGGACGTACGCACGCGAGGACGCGGAGCACTTCTGGCCCTGGAACTCGAAGGAGCCGCGGGTCAGCGCGGTCTTCAGGACGGCGCGGTCGGCGCTCGGGTGCGCGACGACGAAGTCCTTGCCGCCGGTCTCGCCGACGATCCGCGGGTAGGAGCGGTACTTCTCGATGTTGGTGCCGACCGTCTTCCACAGGTGCTGGAAGGTCTTGGTCGAGCCGGTGAAGTGGATGCCGGCGAGGTCGGGGTGGTTCAGGGCCACGTCCGAGACGGCGATGCCGTCGCCGGTCACCAGGTTGATGACGCCCTTCGGCAGACCGGCCTCCTCCAGGAGCTCCATGAGGAGCACG
This sequence is a window from Streptomyces sp. HUAS YS2. Protein-coding genes within it:
- the pruA gene encoding L-glutamate gamma-semialdehyde dehydrogenase; translated protein: MDAVTQVPAPVNEPVHGYAPGSAERARLEAKLKELADNPRELPMTIGGVKRMGGGERVDVVQPHNHKAVIGTFAGATQQDAQDAIDAALAAAPAWRAMSFDDRAAIILRAAELLAGPWRETLAASTMLGQSKTAQQAEIDTPCELVDFWRFNVAYARQILAEQPPANSPGVWNRLDHRPLEGFVYAITPFNFTAIAGNLPTAPALMGNVVVWKPSPTQTHSAVLLMELLEEAGLPKGVINLVTGDGIAVSDVALNHPDLAGIHFTGSTKTFQHLWKTVGTNIEKYRSYPRIVGETGGKDFVVAHPSADRAVLKTALTRGSFEFQGQKCSASSRAYVPASIWNDGFAEEFAAEVDGIKMGDVTDLTNFIGAVIDERSFAKNKAAIDRAKADPTCTIVAGGTYDDSEGYFVRPTVIVCTDPENEVFTTEYFGPILAIHVYEDAAYDAMLTQMESVSDYALTGSVISGDRAAAAYTMEKLRFAAGNFYINDKSTGAVVGQQPFGGGRASGTNDKAGAPQNLMRWTLTRAIKETLVPPTEYGYPHMG